From Algiphilus sp.:
ACGGCAACGGTCCAGCCCGACAGCATCAACAGCCACAGCAGCATGCTGCCCTCGTGGCCGCCCCAGACCGCGGTCATCTTGTAGATCACCGGCAGTTCGCGATGACTGTTGCCGGCGACGTAGATCACGCTGAAATCGTCGACCAGGAACAGGCGCGTGAGGCAGATGTAGGCCAGCAGCGCCAGCAGGGACTGCGAGATCACGGCGCCGCGCAGGGCGCTGAAGACCAGCGTCTCGTCGGGGCGCAGCGCCGAGCGCCCGGCGAGCACCACCATGAGCACGCTGACCATGAGCGCTGCCGCCAGCGCCATGTCGCCCGCAGTCGCGATCATTCCGCCATGCCCTGCCGCGGTTGCGTCCCTTCACCCTGCACGCTGCGAGATCCCCGCACGGAATACCCCCGAATCCTGCCCTCGTCATGATACGCGGTGCGGGGCGGCGCCGAGCCCGTTCGTGACACGGCGCACGCGATGGTGGCAACGGTCTGCAGCGCGGAGGCACTGCAGCCGCGTCGGGCCGACGTGGCGATCGCCCGCGGCGGACCGTGACGCCGCTAGCCGGGCAGCCGGAGCGCGAATCCGGGGCGGTAGAGGTGATCGTCCGGAAGGCCGACACGACGGCACGCCTGCACCGCCGGGCTGCCCCGCGCGATCAGGCGGTCGGCCGCCTTCCCCATGGCGGTGGCGATACCGCGCTCGAACCGCCCGATGCGCCATTCCGGGCCGATGCCCAGATCGGAGAACGCCCACTCCGGGAGGAGGTCGACGGCGGCGCGCGTAAGGACGCGCTGCAGCGGGCGCATGGGTCCGGGCAGGATCGGGGTCCGCTGCATCAACTCCAGGAACTCGAAGATGATGCCGGTGGGCTTCAGCGACGGGCGCATGGCAGCGAACTGCTCGCGCATGCCGGCGAGCGACTTGGGGGCGCCGGTCGCGCCGTAGAGCCCGGCCGGAACCGCGCTCTCCGCGTAGAAGGCGTCCCGGTCAGCATCGGACAGGGCGCGCACATGGGCCGCGTAGGCCTCGACGAAACCGTAGCTGGCGGTGGCCTGGACCCAGTCGAGCAGCTCGGTGTCGTTGGCGTTGTAGGCGCGCCCGTCGGCGGCCACACCCTCCACGCGTCCGTGCATGCGCCGCACGCCGGCGATCATGCGCTCGGCCGTGCTGCGCGGCCCGTACACCGTGACCATGGCGGCCAGGCCGGTGCGGCGCAGGCGCTTGAGGGGCTCGGTGCGGAAGGTGGTGTGATCCCAGACGCCCGCGCACACGCGCGGTTCGGCCAGCTCGAGGATCACGGCGGTGATGCCCCCGATGTAGGTGGCGATGGGGTTCTTGAATACCCGCCAGCTCACCGAATCGGGAGCGATCAGCGCCGCCTCGCCCTCCGGCCGGGTGAAATCGACGCGGCGATCGGCCGGCGCCTGCGTCGATGCCGGCGTCCGGTCGTTGGCACTCTCGGCGTGGGCCATGCCCATTCCTCTTTATGACATATGTCAAAACAGAGGATACCACCGCCCCGCCGCGCGGGCGCGGACGCCTCAGTTCGGGTGGTCGCGCAGGAAGTCGAACATGGTTCCGGTGTAGCCCACCGGCCAGCGCAGGTGATTCGCCACCCCCAGCGAGTATCCCGGCAGGTTGCCCAGCGTGGCCGCGAGATCGACGGTGCCCTCGTATGCCGCCGTGGGGTCGGTGCCGCAGATGTCCAGGCAACCCTCGGTCTCGTTCACGGCCGTGTTCAGCAGGATGCTGTCGAAGCCGCCGATGCCCTGCGTGTCCAGAGTCTGCTCCAGCAGGACACCGTTGGGGCAGATGCCGCCGATGTCGCAGTCGTTGTGCACGTGGAGCACCGGCAGATCGGGGTTGAAGACCTGCACCTCGGTGTCGTCGGCGGGAGGACGCCGCACCGGCGTCTGGGTGCAGGGATCGTTGAAGGCCTCGAAGGGGCTCGGTGACGAATAGATCGCGGCGGCCGCGATCTCCGGACGGTTGAGCGCATAGAGCAGCCCCATGGCCGAGCCGTTCGACCAGCCCATCAGATAGATGCGGTCGGTGTCGACCTTGCCGCTGGCCAGTACGGCGTCGAGGTAGTGATCGATGGTTGCGGCGTCCACGTTCTGCGGCATCGACTCGCCGTTGACCGTGCGTGCGCCGCCGTCCGGCGCGAGCTGGCGGTACCAGTTGTCCCAGCCGGGCACGAAGTTGTTGTCGGGGAAGGGGTAGTAGCGGCTGGTCACGCGGCCGTACGGCGCCACCATGATGAAGCCCGGTCGATCCGGGTCGCCGCTGAGGTCCGCGGTCTCGAGCCCTGCGCGCACGTTGGAGGCCGCCAGCGAGATATCGGTACCGACCGCGGACGGATGGATCCACACCACGAGGGGCAGCGGATTGTCCGTGGAGGCGTGATCCGGCTCGTAGAGGCAGGCATCGCGGACCGTGCCTTCGGCATCGGTGTGGCGCGCCATGCGCTCGCCGTTCGGGAGACAGGTCGGGTTGAAGAGACTGTCGTTGAGCGCCAGCAGCTCGCGCGGCGGATTGCCGAAGGCATTGCAGCCCTCGCGCGTGACCGGAATGGTGGCGGTGGCCGGTGCGCTGGCGCCGCCCGAGTCGTCACCGGCGGAGTCGCCGTCGGAGCAGGCGACCAGTGACAGCGCGACGAACATTGCGAGCATGGCACTGCCGCAACGTGGAAACGGGTGCATGGCGGTCTCCTCATGCGTTGTTATGCCCATCAGACTACGCGCCTCGCCGACGCGGCGACAGGCGCGTCGAAACCGCTGCGCCAACGGCCGAAGACACCGCTGCCGCGTCCGCCACGCGCTTCGGCACCGGCCCCGCCCGTATCGAGCGGGGCCGCGGATGCGTGCGGCGGCAGCGCCATGCAGCGCCGCCGTCGCACACCCGGCGGACGTCGTCCCGTGGCTCTACGGCCTCAGGTAGGGCGGCCCCGGAAAGCCGCTCGGCCGTGCGCCGGGCGAGCCGCCCTCATCGCCGACATTGAGTTGCAGCTCGTCCGGCCCCGCGGAGACCCGCACGATGCCGAAGAATTGCAGCCCGACATCCTGCGGGTTATCGGCGGACGTGATCTCCGCATCGAAGGGGTTGATCAGATCCCCGTCCTCGTCCTCGAAGCTGGGGCCGATCTCATAGGAGAGGGTGTCGTTGGTGACGCGAACGATGTCCCCCGAGCAACCGCTTCCGGTGTACTCGGTCTCCTCGAAGAAGAGGACATTGCCATCGAAGGTCGCGCGTTCCAGGAACCGGTCGTCGACGCACAGCTCCCAGGCGCCCTGCAGACGGCTGCGCACCGCAGCCGGGCTGAATTCGTCGACCGGGTCGGGCGGAGCAACCTCTTCCGAACGGACATAGGGGCTGTCCAGATCCAGCGCTGTGGGCCGATTCTCCGGCGAGCTGGCCTCCCCCTCGCCCGCGAAGAACTGGTCGCCCGCCACCCGGATGATGTCGTACTCGACCAGCCCGATGTCGTCCGGATCGGGCGAATCGATGATCTCGACATCAAGCTCGTTGGCCGTCAAGCCGCTGTCGGTGGTCAGCTGCGGGCCGACCGTGAGACGCAGCGTGTCGCTGAAGGTGCCGACCACTTCGCCGGTGCAGTTGGCATTGGCATAGCTGGTTTCCGAGAAATCGGCGACATCGCCATCGATAATCACAAGCTCGCTGCGCCCATCGACGCAGCGGGCCCACCTGCCCTGAAGCCCGTCCAGTGTGGCCGCGGCGCTGCCGTCTTCCGGCGTGCTGGTGAAGCAGAATGCCTCGACGTTGGAGACCCGCGACTCGGAATCGCCGATGGACAGCTCGACGCAGAACTCACCCGATCCCAGGTTCTGCGGAATGTCGAAGGTGACGACCGTGGTCCCGTCCTGCTTGGTCCGCAGCGACTGGGTCTGCGCGGCCTGTGCCTCGAAGTAGCTGTCGGCGCCGGCAACCTTCGCGTACAGGACGGAGAGCAGCGAATCGCCACTGGTGCTGGTGTCGACGCTGATGTCCTTGCTTTCCCCCGGCGTCACCGCCGTGTCCTGCCCATCGGACACGTCGACAACGGGGTTGCCTGCGGCTTGCGGGTCCTGCTGCGGCGGATCTCCGGACACCTGGCTGGCGTCGACATCGCCCAGCTTCACCCGGAGCTCATCGGCGACGCTGTTGCTGTCTGACGGATCGATGACGCCGCCCCCGCTGCCACCGCTTCCCCCGCCGCACGCGCTCAGCAGTCCCAGCGCGACGATACCCGTGAAAACACTCCCCCACCCCGCATTGCCCCGAATCTTCATGGTTTACTCCCCGTAAGTTACGAGGGCCACCATACCCGTCTGAGCCCGGGACGCAAGGCGCATTCGGTGCGTGTAGAGCGAACCGGACATCCGCGCGAGAACCACGTCACGGAACCGCGCCGCAGGCCGAGGACGCGGCACTCCGGACGGAGTGCCGCGCAACCGGTCAGTCCTTCACGAACCAGGGCTCGCCGTCGTCGTTCAGGTACATCGCCTGCTGTTCCTCGAGCGTGAACGGACGCGATCCGATGCGTCCGAACACCGCCATCTGGCCGCCGGTCTCGTCGACCGCGCGGTCGCGGTGCAGGCCCTCGGACAGCGCGCGTGCCGGCTTGTCGGTCTGGTACCAGGCGATGAGCTCGGGCTTCGGTGCCGGCGAGAAGCCGTAGAAGTTGGGCTGGCTCTCCGGACTCATGAGCTGGATCACCTTGATGCCGGCCTCGCCGTCGGCGACGTAGCCGAACAGCGATGCATAGGCACCACCCACCTGCACGTCCCAGGCATCCTTGATGCGGCCGTCACCGGTGAACTTCTCCACCAGTTCCGGCGCTTCCGGATTCTTGATGTCCACGATGCCGAGGCCCTCGCTGCCCGCCGCCACGTAGGCGTAGGTGCGCACCAGGTAGAGATTGCGGGCATCGGCGAAGGGCACCAGCGCATCGGTCAGGCGCGGCTCGTCGGGGTGCGTGACGTCGAGCACGCGCATGCCTTCGTCGGTGGTGGCGAACAGGTAGCGGAACTGCACGGCGGTCGCCCGCAGCCCCTGCATCGGCACCTCGGCCGCCACCTTCGGCTGCATAGGATCGTCCAGGTTCAGCACCACCAGGCCGTCGTCGGTCGCCACGTAGACGTAGTAGCCGGCGATGGTCAGGTGCCGCGCGCCATCGAGCACGCCACCCTCGTTCCAGGTCAGCGCGCGCTCCAGGAAGTTGTTGCGCGGCTCGCCGTCGGCCATGGTGTTGATGTCGACCAGGATCAGGCCCTCTTCCGAGTCGGTGACCAGCGCGTAGTCGTAGATCGGATGGAAGGGCTGCTCCTGGTTCACCGTCTGCATGTACTCGGTGTTGCGCTCCGGTGCGATCGGCTGCGTGGTGGGCAGCGCGACGCAGGTGGCATTGGTCGTGCCGACCTGCGTGTCGTGGCCCAGCGGCGAGAACGGCGCGCTGATCAGGCGCTGCGAAACGCCCTTGTTGCCGATCGACGCGGCGTCGTAGACCTCGAAGCCCTTGCGGCCCTGCGCCACGTAGAGGTACTCGCCGCGCAGCTGCAGGCAGTTGACGGCATCACCGGTGTCGTGGCTGAACGCGATGGGCTCCTCGCGGCCCTCGAGGCGGCGATCGCGCGCGACGTGCGCGTCGTACCAGTCGGGATAGGCGTAGCGGTGCAGGTAGCTGCCGATGATCGCCTGCGGCTCCTCCCACTCGGTGACCTGCACCGAGCCCACGGCGCCGTCCATGCCCACCCAGGTGTTGTACCCGATCAGGTTCATGAAGTTGGTGCCGTGCAGCAGCAGCTGCGCCATCCAGGCGTTGTTGTCGTTGTCCTGCGACAGATGGCAGTCGGTGCAGCCCTTGGTCTCGGTCTTGCGCTCGGTATGCGGATAGTGCGGCGCGAAGGCCTGCGACGAGTAGCCGCTGGCCGAGATCGGCGGCTGCTGGACGTAGATCTTCTCGCGGTTGGCGTTGGTCGAGCTCAGCACCAGCGCGCTGGACGAGCGCACCGGCGCGATGCGGTTGCCCTTGGCGGGCCCGTGGCGGCCGAGCTGGTAGACGTCGTTGCGCGTGATCTGCGGGTTGTAGGTCGCGAAGTTGCGCCGCTCCTCACCCTCGTAGTGCTGGCGCTCGGTCTTCCAGTTGGCCTCGATGGGGAGATGGCAGCCCGCGCAGCTCGTGGTCCACGAGGTGTGGCAGGTGATGCACATCATCTCCTCGGGATTGTGGGCGCGGTCTTCCTGCGCGACATCGGTGCCCCAGTTCTGGGTCTCGGTGTCGGCGCTCATCAGCTTGGCGCGAGCGGCCTTCTCGTTGTACTGGCCGTGGCCCGGCGTGACCGCATCCTTGACCAGGCTCATCTCCCACTCCAGATCCTCCTCGAGGTTGGAGCGCTGGATGAGCTTGCCCTCGCGCCACTCGAAGCGCAGCTCGCCGAAGGGCGTGCGCATTGTCGACAGGTCGGTGCCGCCGGCCGGCGCCGCCGGCCCGGAGGTGAGCAGCGACGGGTAGGAATCGGCGGTGCCGTGGCAGTCGGCGCACTGGATCTCGATGGCCTGCGCGACCTCGCCGTACATGTGCCCGTCGCCGTGGACGTCCTGCGAGAAGTGGCAGTCGACGCAGTGCATGCCGACATCGACATGGATCGACGACATGTGCACGGCCTTCTCGAACTTGTCGGGGTCGTCGTTGGAGACGATGTCGCCCTCCTCGTCCAGCAGGTTGCCTTCGCGGTCGCGCTTGAAGATGGCGCGGAAGTT
This genomic window contains:
- a CDS encoding oxygenase MpaB family protein, translating into MAHAESANDRTPASTQAPADRRVDFTRPEGEAALIAPDSVSWRVFKNPIATYIGGITAVILELAEPRVCAGVWDHTTFRTEPLKRLRRTGLAAMVTVYGPRSTAERMIAGVRRMHGRVEGVAADGRAYNANDTELLDWVQATASYGFVEAYAAHVRALSDADRDAFYAESAVPAGLYGATGAPKSLAGMREQFAAMRPSLKPTGIIFEFLELMQRTPILPGPMRPLQRVLTRAAVDLLPEWAFSDLGIGPEWRIGRFERGIATAMGKAADRLIARGSPAVQACRRVGLPDDHLYRPGFALRLPG